From a region of the Motacilla alba alba isolate MOTALB_02 chromosome 25, Motacilla_alba_V1.0_pri, whole genome shotgun sequence genome:
- the MEF2D gene encoding myocyte-specific enhancer factor 2D: MRVTTLRKKGFNGCDSPEPDGDDSIDQSPLMEDKYRKGSEDLDILFKRYGALNKKHRECESPEGDEVFALTPQTEEKYKKIDEEFDKMMQSYRLASTVPAPNFAMPVTVPVTNQNTLQFSNPGSSLVTQSLVTSSLTDPRLLSPQQPALQRNTVSPGLPQRPASAGAMLGGDLNNTNGACPSPVGLAGSMLGGHGNDSSSDSPRPPIFGGNGYVSARASPGLLPVSNGSSLGKIIPAKSPPPSHGAQLAANSRKPDLRVITSQGGKGLMHHLTEDHLALQNTQRLGVSQATHSLTTPVVSVATPSLLTQGLPFSAMPTAYNTDYQLTSAELSSLPAFSSPGGLSLGNISAWQQQQQQQQQQQQQQQQQQQQQQQQQQQQQQQPQQQPQQQHLVPVSLGNLIQGSHLSHTTTLTVNTNPNISIKSEPVSPNRERNTATPLSTFPHQPRHEPTGRSPVDSLSSNTSSYEGSSERDDPARPDFGSSLGLLRATSEPEGESPSVKRMRLDTWVT; encoded by the exons ATGAGGGTCACA ACGTTAAGAAAGAAAGGTTTTAACGGCTGTGACAGCCCAGAGCCCGACGGCGACGACTCCATAGACCAGAGCCCCTTGATGGAGGATAAATACCGCAAAGGCAGCGAGGATCTGGATATCCTGTTCAAGAGATATGGT GCGCTGAACAAGAAGCACAGGGAGTGCGAGAGCCCGGAAGGGGATGAAGTGTTTGCGCTGACCCCGCAGACGgaagagaaatataaaaagatTGATGAGGAGTTTGATAAAATGATGCAGAGTTACCGGCTCGCA TCCACAGTGCCCGCTCCCAACTTCGCCATGCCCGTGACGGTGCCGGTGACCAACCAGAACACGCTGCAGTTCAGCAACCCGGGCAGCTCGCTGGTGACCCAGTCCCTCGTGACCTCCTCGCTGACAGACCCCAGGCTCCTGTCCCCGCAGCAGCCGGCCTTGCAGAGGAACacggtgtccccagggctgccccagcgGCCAGCCAGTGCAG GGGCGATGCTTGGGGGAGACCTGAACAACACCAACGGAGCCTGCCCGAGCCCCGTGG ggCTGGCCGGATCCATGCTGGGTGGACATGGCaatgacagcagcagtgacagcccaAGGCCACCCATCTTTGGGG GAAACGGCTACGTGAGCGCCAGGGCCTCTCCGGGTCTCCTGCCCGTGTCCAAcggcagcagcctgggcaagATCATCCCGGCCAAGTCCCCGCCGCCGTCGCACGGCGCGCAGCTGGCGGCCAACAGCCGCAAGCCCGACCTGCGCGTCATCACCTCGCAGGGCGGCAAGGGACTCATGCACCACCTG ACTGAGGACCACCTGGCTCTG CAAAACACACAGCGGTTGGGTGTCTCTCAAGCGACTCACTCTCTGACCACACCAGTTGTTTCCGTGGCGACTCCGAGTCTGCTGACACAGGGGCTGCCCTTCTCAGCCATGCCCACAGCATACAACACAG ATTATCAGCTGACGAGCGCTGAGCTCTCCTCGCTGCCGGCCTTCAGCTCACCTGGAGGGCTGTCCCTTGGCAACAtctctgcctggcagcagcagcagcagcagcaacagcagcagcagcagcagcaacagcagcagcagcagcagcagcagcagcaacagcaacagcagcagcagcagccgcagcagcagccgcagcagcagcacctggtcCCGGTGTCACTAGGAAACTTGAT ACAAGGGAGTCACTTGTCCCACACCACCACTTTGACTGTCAACACCAACCCCAACATCAGCATCAAGTCAGAGCCCGTCTCGCCCAACCGGGAGAGGAACACTGCCACCCCGCTCAGCACCTTCCCCCACCAGCCCCGGCACGAGCCCACCGGCCGCTCGCCCGTCGACAGCCTCAGCAGCAACACCAGCTCCTACGAGGGCAGCAGCGAGCGGGACGACCCCGCACGCCCCGATTTCGGCTCCTCCCTGGGTCTCCTGCGAGCCACCAGCGAGCCCGAGGGGGAGAGCCCCTCCGTAAAGCGCATGCGGTTGGATACCTGGGTCACATAA